In Thermodesulfobacteriota bacterium, a genomic segment contains:
- a CDS encoding efflux RND transporter permease subunit, translating to MNMAELFIRRPVMTTLVMAAILLFGVMAYRELPVSDLPNVDFPTISV from the coding sequence ATGAACATGGCCGAGCTGTTCATCCGCCGACCGGTGATGACCACCCTGGTCATGGCCGCCATCCTCCTCTTCGGGGTCATGGCCTACCGGGAGCTGCCGGTGAGCGACCTGCCCAACGTCGACTTCCCCACCATCTCGGT